One Mustela nigripes isolate SB6536 chromosome 5, MUSNIG.SB6536, whole genome shotgun sequence DNA segment encodes these proteins:
- the SCAND3 gene encoding SCAN domain-containing protein 3 isoform X4 encodes MATASGVLPGLAGRAAAERGEIIRVKVKEEDHVWDQESCLHENVTLTRELCRLRFRQFCYQETPGPREALSRLRELCRRWLRPETHSKEQIVELLVLEQFLTILPEELQAWVREQQPESGEQAVAALEDLERELDEPRHQGHSCGFP; translated from the coding sequence ATGGCCACGGCCTCCGGGGTTCTCCCGGGCCTGGCTGGCCGGGCTGCGGCGGAGCGTGGGGAGATTATCAGAGTGAAGGTTAAAGAGGAGGACCACGTTTGGGATCAGGAGTCCTGCCTGCACGAGAATGTGACTCTCACCCGGGAGCTCTGCCGCCTGCGCTTCCGGCAGTTCTGCTACCAGGAGACCCCGGGGCCCCGCGAGGCGCTGAGCCGGCTGCGGGAGCTCTGCCGACGCTGGCTGCGGCCCGAGACGCACAGCAAGGAGCAGATCGTGGAGCTGCTGGTGCTGGAGCAGTTCCTGACCATCCTGCCCGAGGAGCTGCAGGCCTGGGTGCGGGAGCAGCAGCCGGAGAGCGGGGAGCAGGCGGTGGCCGCGCTGGAGGACCTGGAGAGGGAGCTGGACGAGCCTCGACATCAG
- the SCAND3 gene encoding SCAN domain-containing protein 3 isoform X5, giving the protein MATASGVLPGLAGRAAAERGEIIRVKVKEEDHVWDQESCLHENVTLTRELCRLRFRQFCYQETPGPREALSRLRELCRRWLRPETHSKEQIVELLVLEQFLTILPEELQAWVREQQPESGEQAVAALEDLERELDEPRHQVA; this is encoded by the coding sequence ATGGCCACGGCCTCCGGGGTTCTCCCGGGCCTGGCTGGCCGGGCTGCGGCGGAGCGTGGGGAGATTATCAGAGTGAAGGTTAAAGAGGAGGACCACGTTTGGGATCAGGAGTCCTGCCTGCACGAGAATGTGACTCTCACCCGGGAGCTCTGCCGCCTGCGCTTCCGGCAGTTCTGCTACCAGGAGACCCCGGGGCCCCGCGAGGCGCTGAGCCGGCTGCGGGAGCTCTGCCGACGCTGGCTGCGGCCCGAGACGCACAGCAAGGAGCAGATCGTGGAGCTGCTGGTGCTGGAGCAGTTCCTGACCATCCTGCCCGAGGAGCTGCAGGCCTGGGTGCGGGAGCAGCAGCCGGAGAGCGGGGAGCAGGCGGTGGCCGCGCTGGAGGACCTGGAGAGGGAGCTGGACGAGCCTCGACATCAG